The genomic DNA GCGAGCTGGCCACACGCTACAAGGAACGCCTCGGCTTCGCCCGCTCCATTCTGCACGGGCTGCCCATACCATGCTGTATCGTGGACACAGGGCAACGGATCACCTACCTGAACCGGGAATGTCTGGACATGCTCGGCTCCAGCGAAAACCCCGAAACCTATCACGGCAGGATGATCTCACAGATATTCTACAAGGACGACCGCCGATCCAAGATCGCGGACTGCATGGCCGACGACTCCAGGGAAATGAATGTGGAGGGCGTCTTCAAGCACGCCGACGGCAGCGACATCAACGTGTTCATCAACCTGTTTCCCTTGCACGACGTGGAGGACAGGGTCATCGGCGGCTGTTGTCTGTATCTGAACACCACCAAGACCAAACTGCACGAACGGGAAATACTCGACCAGAACCAACGCATTTCCACTGCCGCAAGCGAGGCCACCGGCATCTCGGGCGAGCTGGCCGAAGCGTCGGCCCGCCTGGAGGAAATGGTCGAGAAGGCCAGACAGGGGGCCCGCGAGCAGACCGACCGCACCACTGAAACCGCCGCCGCCATGGAGGAAATGAACGCCGCTGTCCTGGAAGTGGCCCGGTTCGCCCAGCAGGCGGCCACCGACGCCCGCACCGCCAGTGACCAGGCCAGCGCGGGCAAGGACGTTGTCGGCGAGGTCATCGTGGCCATCGACGAAGTTTCGCAGCACGCTTCCGGGCTCAAGCAATCCATGGAGCAACTGGACCAGCGGGCCGAGGAAATCGGCGTGGTTCTGGGCGTCATCGAGGACATTGCCGACCAGACCAATCTGCTGGCGCTTAACGCGGCCATCGAGGCGGCACGCGCGGGCGATGCCGGACGCGGCTTCGCCGTTGTCGCCGACGAGGTCCGCAAACTGGCCGAAAAGACCATGAACGCCACCAGCGAGGTGCACTCGGCGGTCAAGGGCATTCAGGAAGTGGCCCGGCAGAACGTGCGCGCCACCCAGACCGCAGTGGCCTCGGTCACCCGGAGCACGGACCTCGCGGGCCGCTCTGGCGAGGCCCTGGCCTCCATTCTGTCCACGACCCAGGATACGTCCGACCAGGTCCACTCCATCGCGGCTGCGGCCGAGCAGCAATCCTCGGCCAGCGAGCAGATCAGCGCTGCCACTTCGGACGTAACCAGGGTTTGCGGTGAGACCGACGAACTCATGGTGGAGGCGTCCAAGGCCATCGATCGCGTGGCCGAGCTGGCCCGCCATCTGAACGACGTGGTCGGCAGGATGAAATAGCGCACCCAGCCGCGCCGCACAAAAAAGCCCCCCCGACTCGATGTCGGGGGGGCTTTTTTCTCAAAAACAGCCTCGCAGCTATTTTACGGCGTCCTTCAGGACCTTGCCGGGCTTGAACTGGGCGACCTTGCAGGCCGGGATGTTCAGGGCGGCGCCGGTGCGCGGGTTGCGGCCGGTGCGGGCCTGGCGCTCGCTCACGCTGAAAGTACCGAAACCGGTCAGGGTCAGCTTGTTGCCTGCGGCCAGCTCCTCCTGGATGGTGTCCAGGATAGCGTTCATGGAAGCCTCGGCCTGGGCTTTGGAAGTGCCGATCTTTTCAGCGATTTTCGCTACGAGTTCAGCTTTGGTCATAAAAAACTCCTATAGTGGTTTATGGATACTATCTACATATGACACGTAAATAAGTGGTAGTGTCATACACTCTCGCCTTGTGAATGGGAAGCGCAAAAAGCCACGTCCCACGCAGAGTTCATACACAAAACCGGGATGCTATGCCAC from Pseudodesulfovibrio thermohalotolerans includes the following:
- a CDS encoding methyl-accepting chemotaxis protein; this translates as MPNNIPFRFKLTAGLYAATLSLSALAAATGYFFFDSPGSSVAFAAALIAVFAVLGAAVFTLLHRALVRPAAAVSEFTGHLLDEKYAKADANALAAGAPGIGEMVGELATRYKERLGFARSILHGLPIPCCIVDTGQRITYLNRECLDMLGSSENPETYHGRMISQIFYKDDRRSKIADCMADDSREMNVEGVFKHADGSDINVFINLFPLHDVEDRVIGGCCLYLNTTKTKLHEREILDQNQRISTAASEATGISGELAEASARLEEMVEKARQGAREQTDRTTETAAAMEEMNAAVLEVARFAQQAATDARTASDQASAGKDVVGEVIVAIDEVSQHASGLKQSMEQLDQRAEEIGVVLGVIEDIADQTNLLALNAAIEAARAGDAGRGFAVVADEVRKLAEKTMNATSEVHSAVKGIQEVARQNVRATQTAVASVTRSTDLAGRSGEALASILSTTQDTSDQVHSIAAAAEQQSSASEQISAATSDVTRVCGETDELMVEASKAIDRVAELARHLNDVVGRMK
- a CDS encoding HU family DNA-binding protein — encoded protein: MTKAELVAKIAEKIGTSKAQAEASMNAILDTIQEELAAGNKLTLTGFGTFSVSERQARTGRNPRTGAALNIPACKVAQFKPGKVLKDAVK